A region of Flavobacterium indicum GPTSA100-9 = DSM 17447 DNA encodes the following proteins:
- a CDS encoding LETM1-related biofilm-associated protein, translating to MEINPSTFGWIEKFNNQYSESITDYETDFAFYQACQRSGLIYGYVVSYHLDSKINDAQWDEEEKTKVAFFTTLYSMFRLRNKNSDCNLFVEEVLAFYNSISKAKFSFINKLLPESTSAQKLEALINERIQTNINIVSKNFTHLVTNAMLFVDVLAFDFYLRNGIIDLKFFKNVEQKCMSLITLALHIKSNRTEYDELLLKLFENSLRYSKLSNEVDDQFLLHLAQEDLDELQKLYLLDITEMALWSDGVKTDFEIEFTTEIISILKLNKSIQNTGLEIDKFIEKYRINIPYFNSKHPVKHLYTNAQDTISKLIFRNKKRLVKELSESKELVKLLSKSTTSELSTEEKKKVKKQLLDICKSVPSLTIFLLPGGGLLLPLLIKFIPQLLPSAFNENLED from the coding sequence ATGGAAATTAACCCTTCTACATTTGGTTGGATTGAAAAATTTAACAATCAGTATTCAGAATCGATTACAGATTACGAAACTGATTTTGCATTTTATCAAGCATGCCAAAGAAGTGGATTGATTTATGGTTATGTAGTAAGTTATCATTTAGATTCAAAAATTAATGATGCTCAATGGGATGAAGAAGAAAAAACCAAAGTAGCTTTTTTTACTACTTTGTATTCAATGTTTCGATTGAGAAATAAAAATAGCGATTGTAATTTGTTTGTTGAAGAGGTATTGGCATTTTACAACTCCATTTCAAAAGCCAAATTTAGTTTCATTAATAAATTACTTCCAGAAAGTACTTCTGCACAAAAATTAGAGGCATTAATCAACGAACGTATTCAAACCAATATTAATATTGTTTCTAAAAATTTCACGCATTTGGTTACCAATGCCATGTTATTTGTAGATGTTTTAGCCTTTGATTTTTATTTGAGAAACGGAATAATTGATTTGAAATTTTTTAAGAATGTAGAGCAAAAATGCATGTCATTAATAACTTTAGCTTTACATATAAAATCAAATAGAACAGAATACGATGAATTGCTTTTGAAATTATTTGAAAATTCATTGCGGTATTCAAAATTATCTAATGAAGTAGACGATCAATTTTTGCTTCATTTAGCGCAGGAAGACTTAGATGAATTGCAAAAATTATATTTGCTTGATATTACAGAGATGGCCTTGTGGAGTGATGGAGTAAAAACTGATTTTGAAATAGAATTTACAACTGAAATAATTTCAATTTTAAAATTAAATAAAAGTATTCAAAATACTGGTTTAGAAATAGATAAGTTTATTGAAAAATATCGAATAAATATTCCTTATTTTAATTCAAAACACCCAGTGAAGCATTTATATACGAATGCACAAGATACTATTTCAAAATTGATTTTTAGAAATAAAAAACGGTTGGTTAAGGAATTGTCTGAAAGTAAAGAGTTGGTAAAATTATTAAGTAAATCTACTACTTCAGAATTGAGTACTGAAGAAAAAAAGAAAGTAAAAAAACAGCTCTTAGACATTTGTAAATCGGTGCCTTCATTAACTATTTTTTTACTTCCAGGTGGAGGCTTGTTATTGCCCCTATTAATTAAGTTTATACCTCAATTGTTACCTTCTGCTTTTAATGAAAATTTAGAAGATTAA
- the can gene encoding carbonate dehydratase, whose translation MTEFYKKILENNKKWVEDQLQVDPDFFNDLAKGQNPPLLWIGCSDSRVPPNEITGTKAGEVFIHRNIANLVVHTDMNMLSVLDYAVNVLKVSHVIVCGHYGCGGVKAAMGNSSVGIIDNWLRNIKDTYRFYQNELDAITNEEDRFNKLVEINVKEQVFNLAKTSIVQNAWANGQNLHLHGWVYGLNSGYVTDLGVNFSSNEELKGVFKLDI comes from the coding sequence ATGACCGAATTTTATAAAAAAATATTAGAAAATAACAAAAAATGGGTGGAAGATCAATTGCAAGTTGATCCTGATTTTTTTAACGATTTAGCTAAAGGTCAAAATCCTCCTTTGCTTTGGATTGGTTGTTCCGACAGTCGAGTACCACCAAATGAAATTACAGGCACCAAAGCTGGTGAAGTTTTTATTCACAGAAATATTGCCAACTTAGTGGTTCATACCGATATGAATATGCTCTCCGTTTTAGACTATGCAGTAAATGTGTTAAAAGTATCGCATGTTATAGTTTGCGGACATTATGGATGTGGTGGTGTTAAAGCGGCTATGGGAAATTCATCTGTAGGTATTATCGACAACTGGTTACGAAATATTAAAGATACTTACCGATTTTATCAAAATGAATTAGATGCCATTACAAATGAAGAAGATCGTTTTAATAAATTGGTGGAAATAAACGTGAAAGAACAAGTATTTAACTTAGCTAAAACATCAATTGTACAAAATGCTTGGGCTAATGGACAAAATTTGCATTTACATGGATGGGTTTATGGTTTAAACTCAGGATATGTAACTGATTTAGGTGTAAATTTTAGTTCAAATGAAGAATTAAAAGGAGTCTTTAAATTAGATATTTAA
- a CDS encoding DUF3810 domain-containing protein: MVKILAFFPGFIENYYSRGLYPVLSRSFRFLLGWIPFSVGDLLYFLLIFFILKWIWKSRQGFFTNWKANGLTILRFLSVLYFLFHVLWGFNYYRTPLHEKLQIDKEYSYQQLLQLTHQLVVKTNALQKQIEKDTTKAVFYAYSEAEMYALAPKGYNKLTTRFPDFKYSNSSIKSSLLSLPLSYMGFGGYLNPFTNEAQVNDRKPKYTSPLTISHEMGHQMGIASESECNFIGFMAAISHDDLYFQYSAYSFALNYCLYNLEMMKEGSSLSFKSLINKGVLQNFKESKRFWQQHQTPINDFFEYFYDHFLKLNQQKDGMESYSKFVGLLLNYNLKKQVI, encoded by the coding sequence TTGGTAAAGATTCTCGCTTTCTTTCCAGGTTTTATTGAAAACTATTACAGTAGGGGTTTGTATCCTGTACTTTCAAGAAGTTTTCGATTTTTACTGGGATGGATTCCTTTTTCTGTTGGGGATTTGCTTTATTTTCTTCTGATATTTTTTATCTTAAAATGGATTTGGAAATCGAGACAAGGTTTTTTTACAAATTGGAAAGCCAACGGATTAACCATACTTCGTTTTTTGTCGGTGTTGTATTTTTTGTTTCATGTTTTGTGGGGATTCAATTATTACCGAACACCGTTGCATGAAAAATTACAAATTGATAAAGAATACAGTTACCAGCAATTGCTTCAACTCACACATCAGTTAGTGGTTAAAACCAATGCCTTGCAAAAACAAATTGAGAAGGATACCACAAAAGCCGTTTTTTATGCCTATTCTGAAGCAGAAATGTATGCCTTAGCTCCAAAAGGATATAATAAATTAACTACTCGTTTTCCTGATTTTAAGTATTCTAATTCGAGTATAAAATCGTCTTTATTGAGTTTACCATTGAGTTATATGGGATTTGGAGGATATTTAAACCCGTTTACCAATGAAGCTCAGGTCAATGATCGAAAACCAAAATATACTTCACCTTTAACGATTTCACATGAAATGGGGCATCAAATGGGTATTGCTTCAGAAAGTGAATGTAATTTTATTGGATTTATGGCGGCTATTTCGCACGACGATTTGTACTTTCAATATTCGGCCTACAGTTTTGCTCTAAATTATTGTTTGTATAATTTAGAAATGATGAAAGAGGGAAGTAGTCTGTCGTTTAAATCGTTAATCAACAAAGGTGTTTTACAGAATTTTAAAGAAAGTAAAAGATTTTGGCAACAACATCAAACTCCAATCAATGATTTTTTTGAGTATTTTTACGACCACTTTTTAAAGTTGAATCAACAAAAAGATGGAATGGAAAGTTACAGTAAGTTTGTTGGGCTTTTGCTTAATTATAATTTAAAAAAGCAGGTAATTTAA
- a CDS encoding SulP family inorganic anion transporter has product MLSTRDIKSDAISGLVVFLVALPLCLGIALGSKVDPISGIISGIIGGIVIGFISNSNVSVSGPAAGLIAIVVTSIETLGSFQIFLLAVVLAGVIQLILGYLKSGSLANFIPNSVIEGMLAGIGITIFLKQLPHAVGYDKDFEGDETFMQPDGETTFSEIFKALDYVSLGAILVCIVSVVLLLVWDKYKLQNKVKFLPGALVAVIVSIVLSSLFTGTSFEINQEHLVKLPTSIEEITKGLSSPDFSAFLNLKMWTVAFTIAIVASIETLLCVEAADKLDPQKRYTNPNLELKAQGIGNILSGLIGGLPMTSVVVRTSANVNAGAKTKLSAIIHGLLLLICVVTIPTILNLIPYATLAAVLLLIGYKLASPKLFKKFYSYGWNQFLPFIITVVGVVGIDLLKGVLLGLGSSIIFILRENLRKAYIYNNEKLEDGTIIKLHLAQEVSFLNKASIKESLMNIPENTTVIVDAKETEHIDLDVLEIIEDFIKIQSVDKNITVILKGIDENFKLKSNQKEYNNFTIKHKK; this is encoded by the coding sequence ATGTTATCAACAAGAGATATTAAATCAGATGCCATATCCGGTTTAGTAGTATTTTTAGTTGCATTACCTCTATGTTTAGGTATTGCTTTGGGTTCAAAAGTAGACCCTATTTCAGGAATCATTTCAGGAATTATTGGAGGTATTGTTATTGGTTTTATCAGTAACTCAAATGTTTCCGTTAGTGGACCCGCCGCTGGATTAATTGCCATAGTAGTTACTTCTATTGAAACGCTAGGTTCTTTTCAAATCTTTTTATTAGCTGTCGTTTTAGCTGGAGTTATTCAATTAATTCTAGGGTATTTAAAATCAGGCAGCTTAGCAAATTTCATCCCAAATAGTGTAATTGAAGGTATGTTAGCCGGAATAGGCATAACCATCTTTTTAAAACAACTACCCCATGCCGTGGGATACGATAAAGATTTTGAAGGCGACGAAACTTTTATGCAACCTGATGGCGAAACTACATTTTCTGAAATTTTTAAAGCCTTAGATTATGTGAGTTTAGGTGCAATTTTAGTTTGTATAGTTTCAGTAGTGCTATTACTTGTATGGGACAAATATAAATTACAAAACAAAGTAAAATTTTTACCTGGCGCATTAGTTGCAGTAATTGTAAGTATTGTACTTAGTAGTTTATTTACAGGCACTTCTTTTGAAATAAATCAGGAACACCTTGTAAAACTTCCTACAAGTATTGAGGAAATAACAAAGGGCTTAAGTTCGCCTGATTTTTCAGCTTTTTTGAATTTAAAAATGTGGACCGTAGCATTTACCATCGCAATTGTAGCATCAATTGAAACGTTATTATGTGTGGAAGCTGCAGATAAATTAGACCCACAAAAAAGATACACCAATCCTAATTTAGAACTAAAAGCACAAGGAATTGGAAATATCTTAAGTGGATTAATTGGTGGATTACCCATGACATCTGTTGTTGTAAGAACTTCTGCAAATGTAAATGCCGGTGCAAAAACTAAATTATCAGCTATAATTCATGGTTTATTACTTTTAATTTGTGTAGTTACAATACCTACAATTTTAAACTTAATTCCTTATGCTACTTTAGCTGCAGTACTATTGCTAATAGGATATAAATTAGCTTCCCCTAAATTATTTAAAAAGTTTTATAGTTACGGATGGAATCAATTTTTACCGTTTATTATAACTGTAGTTGGAGTGGTTGGAATTGATTTATTAAAAGGTGTATTACTTGGTTTAGGTTCTTCAATTATTTTTATTTTACGTGAAAACTTAAGAAAAGCGTATATTTACAATAATGAAAAATTAGAAGATGGAACAATAATAAAATTACATTTAGCGCAAGAAGTATCTTTTTTAAACAAAGCCTCTATTAAAGAATCGTTGATGAATATTCCAGAAAATACGACGGTAATTGTAGATGCTAAAGAAACAGAACACATTGATTTAGATGTACTTGAAATTATTGAAGACTTTATAAAAATTCAATCCGTTGATAAAAACATCACGGTAATTTTAAAAGGTATAGATGAAAATTTTAAACTCAAATCAAACCAAAAAGAATACAATAATTTCACTATAAAACATAAAAAATAA
- a CDS encoding aminoacyl-histidine dipeptidase: MSQEVRNLEPKALWNKFADLNAVPRPSKKEERVIAFMLEFGQKLGLETLKDEVGNVIIKKPATAGMENRKTIVMQSHLDMVHQKNNDTVFDFDTQGIEMYVDGDWVRAKGTTLGADNGLGVATIMAILESNDIPHPAIEALFTIDEETGMTGAMGLKGGLLEGQILLNLDTEEDDEIDIGCAGGVDVTAVAEYDEEAVADNSLGYKITVKGLNGGHSGMDIDKGLGNANKIMNRLLFNAYEDFGLQISTINGGSLRNAIPRESVAHVAVAEMYDAAFNVDLQQTIEEIKKEFATTEQNLQIIIEKADLPAKVMPAAAQFFLTRALYTAHNGVYRMSADFDNLVETSNNIAKVTVGGGNVRIENLTRSSVETSKFDLANALRAAYELMGCEVTFSGSYPGWTPNPKSEILDVLTSLYEKQNGSKAHVVACHAGLECGILGTNYPGMDMISFGPTIKGAHSPDERASISSAQKYWKFVLEILKNIPVK; this comes from the coding sequence ATGAGTCAAGAAGTTAGAAATTTAGAACCCAAAGCACTTTGGAATAAATTTGCCGATTTAAATGCCGTACCTCGCCCTTCAAAAAAAGAAGAACGTGTTATTGCTTTTATGTTAGAATTTGGTCAAAAATTAGGATTAGAAACCCTAAAAGACGAAGTAGGCAACGTAATCATTAAAAAACCAGCAACAGCTGGAATGGAAAATCGTAAAACCATCGTTATGCAATCGCATTTAGATATGGTACACCAAAAAAATAACGATACCGTTTTTGATTTTGATACACAAGGGATTGAAATGTACGTGGATGGTGACTGGGTTCGTGCAAAAGGTACAACTCTAGGGGCTGACAACGGTTTAGGTGTAGCTACAATTATGGCCATTTTAGAAAGTAACGATATTCCTCACCCGGCCATTGAAGCCTTATTCACAATCGATGAAGAAACTGGAATGACTGGCGCTATGGGTTTAAAAGGAGGGTTATTAGAAGGTCAAATTCTTTTAAATCTAGATACTGAAGAAGACGATGAAATTGATATCGGTTGTGCCGGTGGTGTAGACGTTACTGCGGTTGCCGAATACGACGAAGAAGCCGTTGCAGATAATTCATTAGGATATAAAATCACGGTAAAAGGCTTAAACGGTGGTCATAGTGGAATGGACATCGACAAAGGTTTAGGAAATGCAAATAAAATCATGAACCGTTTGTTATTTAATGCTTATGAAGATTTTGGTTTACAAATAAGTACAATTAACGGAGGTAGTTTACGAAATGCTATTCCAAGAGAAAGCGTGGCACATGTTGCCGTTGCTGAAATGTATGATGCCGCTTTTAATGTAGACTTACAACAAACGATTGAAGAAATCAAAAAAGAGTTCGCTACAACCGAGCAAAACTTACAAATCATCATTGAAAAAGCAGACTTACCAGCAAAGGTAATGCCAGCTGCAGCGCAATTTTTCTTAACTCGTGCTTTATACACTGCGCACAATGGTGTGTATAGAATGAGTGCCGATTTTGATAATTTAGTAGAAACATCAAACAACATTGCCAAAGTAACTGTTGGAGGTGGCAACGTTCGCATTGAAAACTTAACCCGTTCTTCAGTGGAAACGTCTAAATTTGATTTAGCCAATGCTTTGCGTGCGGCTTATGAATTAATGGGTTGCGAAGTAACCTTCTCAGGAAGTTACCCAGGTTGGACACCAAATCCTAAATCAGAAATTTTAGATGTATTAACTTCGTTATACGAAAAACAAAACGGAAGCAAAGCCCATGTAGTAGCTTGCCATGCCGGATTAGAATGTGGGATTTTAGGAACCAATTACCCAGGAATGGACATGATTTCATTTGGACCTACCATCAAAGGAGCCCACAGTCCAGACGAAAGAGCTAGTATTTCTTCTGCTCAAAAATATTGGAAATTTGTATTGGAAATATTGAAGAACATTCCAGTAAAATAA
- a CDS encoding DUF4209 domain-containing protein → MNDIPNEITDFYNSLENLQSLNIWNIQKELKNSERIENWDDKVIIERKVLSFNLNNGQLLSNSQITDLNGKIINNIHFSEIEIIYLKNRLNTTLNFWLKSRYSHILWQITKHKEFAEKAIDNYIETIKTIKANEVRELSILVSAIFYISRKSKIKIDESKELASELINELPYWLKGIIVNEILTQNYFTKNELVNISEKIINWIELDNPNSHFTNKNNLEIAVKLFDKIQKPKEPIYKLLAKNEDLILNQHPNDEDFVKITTIGNKASYLKKAKDKKNLEIVLKEYNRLKQKVKLKKISIPLDDKGTKLFNDYLKIKSESILKLPNESILAYFSVNEDILVDPIHNTKIAEDSIKKSVYHLFSTTTFDINSNHKNLNDKEKLEKQKIDNYIISHNIHCYSLFLKVFVNGVICGKINYYKIYEYLEEHTWFGEKFKRSISTDLDDDSTWLSMLAPGIHNLFSQFELSILMNTNKINNFILAIDSLTLKFEGALRDFIRLSGGNTTKDNQGELKEQLLDELLDNPKIKEYFSVKDIELFKNTFTNKGRNIRNNVAHSFMVFSDYNLQIALLIFFCILRLSKYKFNVKKACS, encoded by the coding sequence ATGAATGATATACCAAATGAAATTACTGATTTTTATAATTCATTAGAAAACTTACAATCTTTAAATATTTGGAACATTCAAAAAGAATTAAAAAATTCTGAAAGAATAGAAAATTGGGATGATAAAGTAATAATTGAACGAAAGGTTCTCTCCTTTAACTTAAATAATGGACAACTTCTTTCAAACTCACAAATAACAGATTTAAATGGAAAAATAATTAACAATATTCATTTTTCTGAAATTGAAATTATATATCTAAAAAATCGCCTAAATACAACTTTAAACTTTTGGCTAAAATCAAGATATTCACATATTTTATGGCAAATTACAAAACATAAGGAGTTTGCAGAAAAAGCTATTGACAATTATATTGAAACTATTAAGACTATAAAAGCAAATGAAGTCAGAGAATTGTCAATTCTAGTATCTGCAATATTTTATATATCCAGAAAATCAAAAATAAAAATTGATGAATCTAAAGAATTAGCATCTGAACTAATTAATGAATTGCCTTATTGGTTAAAAGGTATAATCGTAAATGAAATACTTACTCAAAACTATTTTACAAAAAACGAGCTAGTTAACATTTCAGAAAAAATAATTAATTGGATAGAATTAGACAATCCAAATTCTCATTTCACCAATAAAAATAATTTAGAAATAGCTGTAAAACTTTTTGATAAAATACAAAAACCAAAAGAACCTATATATAAACTTCTAGCTAAAAATGAAGATTTGATATTAAATCAACATCCAAATGATGAGGATTTTGTAAAAATAACAACTATTGGAAATAAAGCTAGTTATTTAAAAAAAGCTAAGGATAAAAAAAACCTTGAAATTGTACTTAAAGAATATAATAGGTTAAAACAAAAGGTAAAATTAAAAAAAATCAGTATTCCTTTAGATGACAAAGGAACAAAGCTCTTTAATGATTATTTAAAAATCAAATCTGAAAGTATTTTAAAACTTCCAAACGAATCAATACTAGCATATTTTTCCGTTAATGAAGACATATTAGTAGATCCAATTCATAATACTAAAATAGCTGAAGATTCAATAAAAAAGTCTGTTTATCATTTATTTTCAACTACAACTTTTGATATAAACTCAAATCACAAAAATCTGAATGATAAGGAAAAATTAGAAAAACAAAAAATAGACAATTACATCATATCTCACAATATCCATTGTTATTCGTTATTCCTAAAAGTATTTGTTAATGGCGTAATTTGTGGAAAAATAAATTACTATAAAATCTATGAGTATCTAGAAGAGCATACTTGGTTTGGCGAAAAATTCAAAAGAAGTATTTCAACTGATCTTGATGATGATTCTACATGGTTATCAATGTTAGCTCCAGGAATTCATAATTTATTTTCGCAATTTGAATTATCAATATTAATGAATACAAATAAAATTAACAATTTTATACTTGCAATTGATTCGCTAACTTTAAAATTTGAGGGAGCATTGAGAGATTTTATAAGATTATCAGGAGGAAATACCACAAAGGATAATCAAGGAGAGTTAAAAGAACAACTTCTTGATGAACTGTTAGATAATCCAAAAATTAAAGAATATTTTTCTGTCAAAGACATTGAATTATTCAAAAATACATTTACAAACAAGGGAAGGAATATAAGAAATAATGTAGCACATTCGTTTATGGTGTTTTCGGATTACAATCTCCAAATTGCTCTCTTAATATTTTTCTGTATTTTACGTCTTAGCAAATATAAATTCAATGTAAAAAAAGCCTGCAGCTAA
- a CDS encoding ligand-binding sensor domain-containing protein encodes MIYLIFILILNFSCAEKKSTEKAINQPELVTTSKTDTLKFTSGIRAIFQDSKGNYWFGSHNEGVSFYNGKSFEYFTVNEGLSDNQIRSIQEDKNGKIWFGTARGVSVYDKGKFTNYPYMNNNPLFDWNKTNGDLWFNAGAEDGINRFDGINMNYLIFPKPQNKNADTADNTFGVTGISKDKDGKVWIATYAALFSYDGKMLNIFDKGKLNLKDNERLHIRSVLADSKGRIWIGNNGIGVLLMEGTSTINFSEKHHLIHPTSKRNGNKSEPGTLEHPFAIEEDSEGNIWFGDLYTGAWKYDGKTLTNYSISEKLSNPMIWTIYKDNKNNLLFGIADGNIFKFNGKTFEKQF; translated from the coding sequence TTGATTTACCTAATCTTCATATTGATCTTGAACTTTTCTTGTGCTGAAAAGAAATCAACAGAAAAAGCAATTAATCAACCTGAATTGGTAACCACTTCAAAAACCGATACCTTAAAATTTACTTCTGGAATTCGTGCTATTTTTCAAGACAGTAAAGGCAATTATTGGTTTGGCAGTCATAATGAAGGCGTAAGTTTTTATAATGGAAAATCATTTGAATACTTTACAGTAAATGAAGGTTTATCAGACAATCAAATCCGTTCAATCCAAGAAGACAAGAATGGGAAAATTTGGTTTGGAACAGCAAGAGGTGTCAGTGTGTATGACAAAGGAAAGTTTACTAATTATCCGTATATGAATAACAACCCATTATTTGATTGGAATAAAACCAATGGAGATTTATGGTTTAATGCGGGTGCGGAAGACGGAATAAATCGTTTTGATGGAATAAATATGAACTATTTGATTTTCCCAAAACCCCAAAATAAAAATGCTGATACTGCTGACAATACGTTCGGTGTTACGGGTATCTCAAAAGATAAAGACGGTAAAGTTTGGATTGCGACTTATGCAGCACTATTTAGCTATGATGGTAAAATGTTAAATATCTTTGATAAAGGAAAATTAAACCTAAAAGATAATGAGCGTCTGCATATAAGAAGTGTATTAGCAGATTCAAAAGGGCGAATTTGGATAGGAAATAATGGAATTGGTGTTTTACTTATGGAAGGTACTTCAACAATTAATTTTTCTGAAAAGCATCACTTAATTCATCCAACAAGTAAAAGAAATGGAAATAAGTCAGAACCAGGCACATTGGAACATCCTTTTGCTATTGAAGAAGATTCAGAAGGCAATATATGGTTTGGAGATTTATATACAGGAGCTTGGAAATATGACGGTAAAACTTTGACAAACTATTCAATTAGTGAAAAACTATCTAACCCAATGATTTGGACTATTTATAAAGACAACAAAAACAATTTACTTTTTGGAATAGCAGACGGTAATATATTTAAGTTTAACGGAAAGACATTTGAAAAGCAATTTTAG
- a CDS encoding carbonic anhydrase family protein, translating into MKTLNKELQSSITPRKALDLLKEGNNRFINNLKAHRDLLEQVNDTRDGQWPFATILSCIDSRTSAELIFDQGLGDIFSVRIAGNIVNTDILGSMEFACKVAGSKLIVVLGHTKCGAIKGACDHVEMGNLTELLSKIQPAVYQEKTTLENRNASNSTFVENVAEINVKRNVKNIIERSFVLEQLIESGQIGIVGAIHNIDTGQVNFYDDVTFINDEENKNFSLKNLNY; encoded by the coding sequence ATGAAAACACTAAACAAAGAATTACAGTCCTCAATAACACCTAGAAAAGCTTTAGATTTACTAAAAGAAGGCAATAATCGTTTCATAAATAATCTAAAAGCTCATAGAGATTTATTGGAGCAAGTCAACGATACTAGAGACGGACAGTGGCCCTTTGCAACAATATTAAGTTGTATCGATAGTAGAACTTCTGCTGAATTAATTTTCGATCAAGGTTTAGGAGATATATTTTCTGTAAGAATAGCGGGAAACATAGTAAATACAGATATTTTAGGCAGTATGGAATTTGCCTGTAAAGTGGCAGGTTCTAAACTAATTGTAGTGTTAGGTCACACAAAATGTGGTGCTATAAAGGGTGCTTGTGATCATGTAGAAATGGGTAATTTAACAGAACTTCTATCAAAAATACAACCCGCGGTTTATCAAGAAAAAACAACCCTAGAGAATAGAAATGCTTCTAATTCAACTTTTGTTGAAAATGTAGCTGAAATAAATGTAAAACGAAATGTTAAAAACATCATCGAAAGAAGTTTTGTCTTAGAACAGTTAATAGAGAGTGGACAGATTGGAATTGTAGGTGCCATTCACAATATTGATACTGGACAAGTAAACTTTTATGATGATGTAACTTTTATTAACGATGAAGAAAATAAAAACTTCTCGCTTAAAAATTTAAATTATTAA
- a CDS encoding phosphatase PAP2 family protein, with protein MSKNSIFLLAFFMCFQLHSQILERDSIAPKNVKNKFKIAPLIIPTALISYGIIGLESHTVQDINSSTKTELKEHIDNKFTIDDFSQYSPFVSVYALNALGIQGKNSFKDRTIVLGTAYLIMGITVNAIKHTSHELRPDGSSYNSFPSGHTATAFMGAEFLYQEYKENSIWYGITGYAVATGTGFFRMYNDRHWFSDIATGAGIGILSTKIAYWLQPHIKNLLFKKESNLNGSILPYFNGKDYGFGAQITF; from the coding sequence ATGTCTAAAAATAGCATTTTCTTACTTGCATTTTTCATGTGTTTTCAACTACATTCTCAAATACTTGAAAGAGATTCTATTGCTCCTAAAAATGTAAAAAATAAATTCAAAATCGCCCCTTTAATTATTCCAACAGCTTTGATTAGTTATGGAATAATTGGTTTGGAAAGTCACACCGTTCAAGACATCAATAGCTCAACTAAAACTGAATTAAAAGAACATATTGATAATAAATTTACAATTGATGACTTTTCTCAATACAGTCCTTTTGTATCTGTATATGCATTAAACGCTTTGGGTATTCAAGGCAAAAATTCATTTAAAGACCGAACAATAGTGTTGGGAACCGCTTATTTAATTATGGGAATAACAGTCAACGCCATTAAACATACTAGTCATGAATTAAGACCCGATGGGAGTTCCTATAATTCGTTTCCTTCGGGACATACGGCAACTGCTTTTATGGGCGCTGAATTTTTATACCAGGAATACAAGGAAAATTCAATTTGGTATGGAATTACGGGTTATGCTGTGGCTACAGGTACTGGTTTTTTTAGAATGTACAACGACCGACATTGGTTTAGCGATATTGCTACCGGAGCAGGAATTGGAATTTTAAGTACAAAAATTGCTTATTGGCTTCAACCGCATATTAAAAATTTACTTTTTAAAAAAGAATCCAATCTAAATGGAAGTATACTCCCTTATTTCAATGGAAAAGACTACGGCTTTGGAGCGCAAATCACATTTTAG